In Rhodothermus marinus DSM 4252, a single genomic region encodes these proteins:
- a CDS encoding enoyl-CoA hydratase/isomerase family protein, producing MSTETTALQTVRYEVDSDGFALITINRPDKHNALNHQVLTELDRCIRQARQDEAVKGVIITGAGEKSFCAGADIQQFRELDAYSGHRFALYGQAVFNRIEEMPKPVIAAVNGYALGGGCELAIACHLRVAADHAVFGQPEVSLGLIPGYGGTQRLPRLIGRGLAAELILTGERISARWAFEIGLVNRVVPIEHLLDTARELLQKITSKAPVAVALALEALRQSDLPLRQGLRLEAALFGQACGTEDFREGVDAFLNRRKPVFKGR from the coding sequence ATGAGTACCGAAACGACCGCGCTGCAGACCGTCCGCTACGAAGTGGACAGCGACGGTTTCGCGCTGATCACGATCAACCGTCCCGATAAACACAACGCCCTCAACCATCAGGTCCTGACCGAGCTGGACCGGTGCATCCGCCAGGCCCGGCAGGACGAGGCGGTCAAGGGCGTGATCATCACAGGCGCCGGTGAAAAGAGCTTCTGTGCCGGCGCCGACATCCAGCAGTTCAGAGAGCTCGACGCCTACAGCGGCCACCGCTTCGCGCTCTACGGGCAGGCCGTCTTCAACCGGATCGAGGAAATGCCCAAGCCGGTCATCGCGGCCGTCAACGGCTATGCGCTGGGCGGCGGGTGCGAACTGGCCATCGCCTGTCATCTCCGCGTGGCGGCCGATCATGCCGTGTTCGGCCAGCCGGAGGTGAGCCTGGGGCTGATTCCGGGCTACGGCGGCACGCAGCGGTTGCCGCGCCTGATCGGCCGCGGCCTGGCCGCCGAGCTGATTCTGACCGGCGAGCGCATCAGCGCCCGCTGGGCCTTCGAGATCGGGCTGGTCAATCGCGTGGTGCCCATCGAGCATCTACTGGACACAGCCCGCGAGCTGTTGCAGAAGATCACCTCGAAGGCACCGGTGGCGGTGGCGCTGGCCCTCGAAGCGTTGCGCCAGAGCGACCTTCCGCTCCGGCAGGGCCTCCGGCTGGAGGCCGCGCTCTTCGGCCAGGCGTGCGGCACGGAGGACTTTCGCGAAGGCGTGGACGCCTTTCTGAACCGGCGTAAACCTGTCTTCAAAGGGCGCTGA
- a CDS encoding PspA/IM30 family protein — translation MSLWARFKRWIRSIFGGAISALEDPRLILEQNIRELNDQIPKMNENIATVKANVLLLQKEVRRNEQEIERLVARIKAAIQAGRDDIAQQYAIQLQKAKETLARTKEQLQYAEAAYEKALQVKQAFLREKERKIQEAKEALRAHERAKWQAKVADALEQFEVGGLDQTHEEMVQRLREETARSEARLELALDSVDADALKIEADAEALRAAELVRQFKLEMGLLEPEQKPALESPAREAEQEAPEQARETEETKTIGRQRTR, via the coding sequence ATGTCGCTCTGGGCCCGATTCAAACGGTGGATTCGCTCGATCTTCGGCGGGGCCATCTCCGCGCTCGAAGATCCCCGCCTCATTCTGGAGCAGAACATCCGGGAGCTGAACGATCAGATCCCGAAGATGAACGAAAACATCGCCACGGTGAAGGCGAACGTGCTGCTGCTCCAGAAGGAGGTGCGGCGTAACGAGCAGGAGATCGAGCGACTGGTGGCCCGTATCAAGGCGGCCATTCAGGCCGGCCGCGACGACATCGCGCAGCAGTACGCCATTCAGCTCCAGAAGGCGAAAGAGACGCTGGCGCGCACGAAGGAGCAACTGCAATATGCCGAGGCCGCCTACGAGAAGGCGCTCCAGGTGAAACAGGCCTTCCTTCGCGAGAAGGAACGCAAGATTCAGGAAGCGAAGGAAGCCCTGCGCGCGCACGAGCGGGCCAAGTGGCAGGCGAAGGTGGCCGACGCGTTGGAGCAGTTCGAGGTGGGCGGACTGGACCAGACGCACGAGGAGATGGTCCAGCGCCTTCGCGAGGAGACAGCCCGGAGCGAGGCGCGCCTGGAGCTGGCGCTCGACAGCGTCGATGCCGACGCGCTGAAGATCGAAGCCGACGCCGAGGCGCTCCGGGCGGCCGAGCTGGTGCGCCAGTTCAAGCTGGAGATGGGCCTGCTGGAGCCCGAGCAGAAACCGGCCCTGGAGTCGCCCGCCCGCGAGGCGGAGCAGGAAGCTCCCGAACAGGCCCGCGAAACGGAAGAGACGAAAACCATCGGCCGCCAGCGCACCCGCTGA